One Thermoanaerobacter pseudethanolicus ATCC 33223 DNA window includes the following coding sequences:
- a CDS encoding heavy metal translocating P-type ATPase, producing the protein MAEKANLKITGMSCAACATKIEKGLKSLDGVLDANVNLAIEKATVIYDPDKINICDMEKKIEDIGYGVIKDKVELALMGMSCASCAAKIEKTLKNLPGVSNASVNFATETATVEYDSNEIDTEKMIKAIKDIGYDAKEKTGVGIDTEKEIKEREINTLRKLVIYSAILTVPLVLSMFLVMFKVPGGILENPWLQVFLSSPVQFIVGLRYYKGAWNNLKNMTANMDTLVAMGTSAAYFYSLYNVFTKPSHEIHNYLYFEASAVIITLVTLGKLLEATAKGKTSEAIKNLMGLQAKTARVIRDGQELDIPIEEVKVGDIVVVRPGEKIPVDGKIVEGSSTIDESMITGESIPVEKGVGDEVIGATINKTGTFKFEATKVGKDTVLSQIIKMVEDAQGSKAPIQQIADKISGIFVPTVMGIAATTFLIWYFGYGDFNAGIINAVSVLVIACPCALGLAVPTSVMVGTGKGAENGILIKGGEHLQRAGKITTIVLDKTGTITKGEPEVTDIEAFGNFTEEEILKIAGIAEKNSEHPLGQAIVNKAKEKFKILEVPEKFEAIPGYGICITINEKEFYIGNRRLMDRQNIDITPIEDKLVNLEIQGKTSMILASKDCVYGIIAVADTVKSDSAKAIKELQAMGIEVYMITGDNKRTAEAIAKQVGIKNVLAEVLPEDKAEEVAKLQKMGKVVAMVGDGINDAPALATADVGIAIGTGTDVAIETSDITLISGNLMGIVTAIKLSKATMRNIYQNLFWAFIYNTIGIPFAAMGFLTPAIAGGAMAFSSVSVVLNALRLRRFREG; encoded by the coding sequence ATGGCCGAAAAAGCTAATTTAAAAATAACAGGGATGTCTTGTGCAGCTTGCGCAACAAAAATAGAAAAAGGGCTTAAAAGCTTAGATGGAGTTTTAGATGCAAATGTAAATCTTGCGATTGAAAAAGCAACAGTTATATATGATCCAGATAAAATTAATATATGCGATATGGAGAAAAAAATAGAAGATATAGGATATGGTGTAATAAAAGATAAAGTAGAGCTTGCACTTATGGGTATGTCCTGCGCATCCTGCGCTGCTAAAATCGAAAAAACCTTAAAAAACCTTCCTGGTGTAAGCAACGCATCAGTCAACTTTGCGACGGAAACGGCAACTGTTGAATATGATTCAAATGAAATTGATACAGAAAAAATGATTAAAGCGATAAAAGATATAGGATATGATGCAAAAGAGAAGACTGGAGTAGGTATTGACACTGAAAAAGAGATAAAGGAGAGGGAAATAAATACATTAAGAAAATTGGTAATATATTCAGCGATTTTAACTGTCCCACTGGTATTATCAATGTTTTTGGTAATGTTTAAAGTTCCAGGAGGGATACTTGAGAATCCGTGGTTGCAGGTGTTTTTATCTTCACCTGTTCAGTTTATTGTGGGTCTTAGATATTATAAAGGGGCGTGGAACAATTTAAAAAATATGACGGCAAATATGGATACTTTGGTAGCTATGGGAACATCTGCAGCATATTTTTATAGTTTGTACAATGTATTTACAAAACCCTCTCATGAGATACACAATTACTTGTATTTTGAGGCATCAGCAGTTATTATAACGCTTGTAACATTGGGTAAGCTGCTTGAAGCTACAGCCAAAGGGAAAACATCTGAAGCAATAAAAAACCTCATGGGACTACAAGCAAAGACCGCAAGAGTGATAAGGGATGGACAAGAATTAGATATACCTATTGAAGAAGTCAAAGTCGGGGACATCGTTGTTGTAAGACCGGGCGAAAAAATACCAGTTGACGGTAAAATAGTTGAAGGTAGTTCCACAATAGATGAATCTATGATAACTGGAGAATCTATTCCTGTAGAAAAAGGCGTTGGTGATGAAGTAATTGGTGCTACAATAAATAAAACAGGAACGTTTAAATTTGAAGCGACAAAAGTGGGTAAAGATACGGTACTATCGCAAATTATTAAAATGGTGGAAGACGCCCAAGGTTCCAAAGCACCAATTCAACAAATTGCTGATAAAATCTCTGGTATTTTTGTACCCACAGTTATGGGTATAGCTGCTACCACATTTTTAATCTGGTATTTTGGGTATGGAGATTTTAATGCGGGCATAATAAATGCAGTATCTGTGCTTGTAATTGCGTGCCCGTGTGCGCTTGGACTTGCAGTTCCCACTTCTGTGATGGTAGGGACAGGAAAAGGAGCAGAAAATGGTATACTCATAAAGGGAGGAGAACATCTGCAGAGGGCAGGAAAAATAACGACAATAGTGCTTGATAAGACTGGGACGATAACAAAAGGAGAACCGGAAGTTACAGACATAGAAGCTTTTGGAAATTTCACCGAAGAGGAGATACTAAAAATAGCGGGAATTGCGGAAAAAAATTCTGAGCATCCATTGGGACAAGCAATTGTCAATAAAGCAAAAGAAAAATTCAAAATATTGGAAGTTCCTGAGAAATTTGAGGCTATACCAGGCTACGGTATATGCATTACGATAAATGAAAAAGAATTTTATATTGGCAATAGAAGGCTTATGGATAGACAAAATATTGATATAACGCCAATTGAAGACAAACTTGTAAATTTAGAAATACAAGGTAAAACATCAATGATTTTGGCTTCCAAAGATTGTGTTTATGGCATTATAGCAGTTGCAGATACAGTAAAGAGTGACTCGGCAAAAGCTATTAAAGAGTTACAGGCTATGGGTATTGAAGTGTACATGATTACGGGAGATAATAAAAGGACTGCTGAGGCAATAGCAAAACAAGTTGGTATAAAAAATGTGTTGGCAGAAGTATTGCCAGAAGATAAAGCTGAAGAGGTTGCCAAGCTTCAAAAAATGGGAAAGGTAGTTGCAATGGTGGGAGATGGTATTAATGATGCTCCTGCTTTAGCTACTGCGGATGTTGGCATAGCGATAGGTACAGGTACAGATGTGGCGATAGAAACCTCAGATATAACGTTGATAAGTGGAAATCTTATGGGTATTGTGACCGCCATAAAATTAAGCAAAGCTACCATGAGAAATATATATCAAAATTTATTCTGGGCTTTTATATACAACACAATCGGTATACCATTTGCTGCAATGGGATTTTTAACTCCAGCTATAGCGGGAGGGGCGATGGCGTTTAGCTCAGTATCAGTTGTTTTAAATGCTCTGAGATTAAGAAGGTTTAGGGAGGGATAA
- the nifS gene encoding cysteine desulfurase NifS encodes MSTIYLDNAATTPVDKRVLEAMLPYYSDVFGNPSSLHSHGQEAKKAIEEAREKVAKALGADSEEIYFTSGGSESDNWALKGVAYALKEKGNHIITTEIEHHAVLHTCRYLEKEGFKVTYLPVDEYGLVKPEDLKKAITDKTILVSIMFANNEIGTIEPIEELVKIAHEKNIYFHTDAVQAVGNVPIDVKKLDVDLLSLSAHKIYGPKGVGALYIKKGVKIHSLIQGGTQEKNRRAGTENVPGIVGLGEAIELITKNLDSHINKLTFLRDKLINGILEKIPYTRLNGHPTKRLPGNVNVSFEFIDGESLILNLDMAGICASSGSACTSGSLEPSHVLLAIGLSKELARGSLRLTIGKDNTEEDIDKVLEALPQIVKRLRSISQIV; translated from the coding sequence GTGAGCACAATTTATTTAGACAATGCGGCGACTACTCCAGTTGATAAAAGGGTATTAGAGGCGATGTTACCATATTATAGTGATGTTTTTGGTAATCCCTCTTCTTTACATTCACATGGTCAAGAGGCGAAAAAAGCTATTGAAGAAGCGAGGGAAAAAGTAGCAAAAGCACTAGGTGCAGATTCTGAGGAAATATATTTTACCAGTGGAGGGTCTGAGTCAGATAATTGGGCATTAAAAGGTGTAGCATATGCGTTGAAAGAAAAAGGAAATCATATTATTACAACAGAAATTGAACATCATGCAGTGCTCCATACTTGCCGATATCTTGAAAAAGAAGGATTCAAAGTAACATATCTTCCAGTTGACGAATATGGACTTGTAAAACCTGAAGATTTAAAAAAGGCGATTACAGATAAAACAATCCTTGTTTCTATAATGTTTGCTAATAATGAGATAGGTACGATAGAGCCAATTGAGGAGCTTGTCAAAATAGCTCATGAAAAAAACATATATTTTCATACTGATGCTGTGCAAGCAGTTGGAAATGTACCGATAGATGTAAAAAAATTAGATGTTGATTTGTTATCTTTGTCTGCTCATAAGATATATGGACCCAAAGGTGTAGGAGCATTATATATAAAGAAGGGGGTAAAGATTCATTCGCTTATACAGGGAGGAACACAGGAAAAAAATAGAAGAGCAGGTACTGAAAATGTTCCAGGAATAGTAGGACTGGGGGAAGCGATAGAGCTTATCACGAAAAATTTGGATTCTCATATAAATAAACTTACATTTTTAAGAGATAAACTTATAAATGGAATATTAGAAAAAATACCTTATACGAGGTTAAACGGGCATCCAACAAAAAGGCTTCCAGGCAATGTTAATGTATCATTTGAATTTATAGATGGCGAATCCCTTATTTTAAACTTAGATATGGCAGGAATATGTGCTTCAAGTGGTTCAGCATGCACTTCTGGTTCACTTGAGCCATCTCATGTGCTTCTGGCAATTGGGCTCTCAAAAGAATTAGCTCGAGGGTCTTTGAGACTTACAATAGGTAAAGATAACACTGAAGAAGATATAGATAAGGTTTTAGAAGCACTTCCACAAATTGTTAAAAGATTAAGGTCAATATCACAGATTGTATGA
- the cysK gene encoding cysteine synthase A, producing MSEREDKIYEDITQLIGNTPMIRLNKIVPENAAEVIVKLESFNPGGSVKDRIALNMIKRAEEEGRLKPGGTIVEATSGNTGIGLAMVSAVKGYKLILVMPDTMSIERRNLLLSYGAELVLTPGAEGMKGAIKKAQEILELNPDYIILDQFKNSANPEIHELTTAKEILKDTNGIVDAFVAGVGTGGTISGVGKVLKQYNKDIKIFAVEPEESPVLSGGKPGPHKIQGIGAGFIPDTLNLDVIDEIIKVKERDAFEMSMKLAKQEGILCGISSGANVFAAIEVANRIGKGKRVVTVLPDTGERYLSMHKFFEY from the coding sequence ATGTCTGAAAGAGAAGACAAAATTTATGAGGATATAACCCAGCTTATAGGCAATACACCTATGATTAGGTTAAATAAAATTGTTCCTGAAAATGCAGCGGAGGTCATAGTAAAATTAGAGTCTTTTAACCCAGGTGGGAGCGTTAAGGACAGAATTGCATTAAATATGATAAAAAGGGCTGAGGAAGAAGGAAGATTAAAACCTGGTGGGACAATTGTTGAAGCTACCAGTGGAAATACAGGCATTGGTCTTGCAATGGTCAGTGCTGTAAAAGGGTATAAATTGATTCTTGTCATGCCTGATACGATGAGTATAGAACGACGAAATTTACTTTTGTCATATGGAGCAGAGCTTGTTTTAACACCCGGTGCAGAGGGCATGAAAGGAGCCATAAAAAAGGCACAAGAAATTTTGGAATTGAATCCTGATTATATAATTTTAGATCAGTTTAAAAATTCTGCGAATCCAGAAATACATGAGCTTACAACGGCAAAAGAAATATTAAAAGATACAAATGGAATAGTAGATGCATTTGTAGCAGGTGTAGGCACAGGGGGAACAATATCCGGAGTAGGGAAAGTTTTAAAGCAATATAACAAAGATATAAAGATTTTTGCAGTAGAACCAGAGGAATCTCCTGTATTGTCAGGCGGCAAACCTGGACCTCATAAGATACAAGGAATAGGAGCTGGATTTATTCCCGACACATTAAATCTTGACGTTATCGATGAAATTATAAAGGTAAAAGAGAGAGATGCTTTTGAGATGTCAATGAAACTTGCAAAACAAGAAGGAATTCTTTGTGGTATTTCTTCAGGCGCAAATGTTTTTGCGGCAATTGAAGTTGCAAATCGCATCGGGAAAGGAAAACGAGTTGTAACTGTGTTGCCTGATACTGGGGAAAGATATTTAAGTATGCACAAATTTTTTGAATATTGA
- the mnmA gene encoding tRNA 2-thiouridine(34) synthase MnmA, translating to MKKNNRVVVGMSGGVDSSVSAYLLKEQGFDVIGVTMQIWQDKDEEAVRVEGGCCSLSAVNDARRVANKIGIKYYVMNFKDVFKEKVIDYFVDEYLKGRTPNPCIACNKYIKFEELLKRAWMIDAYYVATGHYAIKEYDEERGRYLLKKSVDTSKDQTYVLYNLTQTQLEHILFPLGKYKKDEVRELAKNLGLPVASKPDSQEICFVTDNDYGKFIRENAKEEIKPGEFRDTRGRFLGYHKGIIHYTIGQRKGLGISVGKPLYVVDIDAENNVVVLGYGDEVFGDELISYNNNFISIDKLEREMRVKAKIRYNAKEQDAVIRPLEDGKVFVKFDNPQRAITPGQSVVFYEGDIVVGGGTIERKVR from the coding sequence ATGAAAAAGAATAACAGAGTAGTTGTGGGAATGAGCGGAGGTGTTGATAGCTCTGTTTCAGCGTATCTTTTAAAAGAGCAGGGATTTGATGTTATAGGTGTTACGATGCAAATATGGCAGGACAAAGATGAGGAAGCCGTAAGAGTTGAAGGCGGCTGTTGTTCATTAAGTGCTGTTAATGACGCCAGAAGAGTAGCGAATAAGATTGGCATTAAATATTATGTAATGAATTTTAAGGATGTTTTTAAAGAAAAAGTAATAGATTACTTTGTAGATGAATATTTAAAAGGTAGGACTCCTAATCCATGTATTGCTTGCAATAAATATATAAAATTTGAAGAACTTTTAAAAAGAGCCTGGATGATAGATGCATATTATGTGGCAACAGGCCATTATGCGATTAAAGAGTACGATGAAGAAAGAGGAAGGTATTTATTAAAGAAATCTGTAGATACTTCCAAAGACCAGACTTATGTACTATATAATCTTACTCAAACTCAGCTTGAGCATATTTTGTTTCCACTGGGTAAATATAAAAAAGATGAGGTCAGAGAGTTAGCTAAAAATTTAGGCCTGCCTGTTGCATCAAAGCCAGACAGTCAAGAAATTTGTTTTGTAACTGATAATGATTATGGAAAATTTATTAGAGAAAATGCCAAAGAAGAAATAAAACCAGGAGAATTTCGTGATACGAGAGGTAGATTTTTAGGCTATCATAAAGGGATTATACATTATACAATAGGACAAAGGAAAGGTTTAGGAATTTCTGTTGGTAAACCCCTCTATGTTGTTGATATTGATGCAGAAAATAATGTGGTAGTATTAGGATACGGTGACGAAGTATTTGGGGATGAACTCATTTCCTACAATAATAATTTTATTTCAATTGACAAACTTGAAAGAGAAATGAGAGTAAAAGCAAAGATACGGTACAATGCAAAAGAACAGGATGCAGTAATACGACCACTTGAAGACGGCAAAGTTTTTGTGAAATTTGATAATCCACAAAGGGCTATTACACCAGGACAGTCAGTAGTTTTTTATGAGGGAGATATTGTTGTAGGAGGGGGAACAATAGAAAGAAAAGTTAGATAA